A window of the Parabacteroides merdae ATCC 43184 genome harbors these coding sequences:
- a CDS encoding DNA-binding domain-containing protein, protein MVNEPKKRSITGKLVANVLTEREDDFTCNVTYVANRSIKDLCRIRAAKGSKYTAAEYESMCNDLEETAKEEMYSGSTVEFGFMNNSLGVDGPFIGPGATFDPAKEENLPTITAVTDVVTAKVNSQLTPLVKPSLKRYAVIASLIN, encoded by the coding sequence ATGGTAAACGAACCTAAAAAGCGCAGTATCACAGGCAAATTGGTAGCCAACGTACTGACCGAACGTGAGGATGACTTCACATGCAATGTAACCTATGTCGCAAACCGCTCTATCAAAGACCTTTGCCGGATAAGGGCAGCCAAAGGGAGCAAGTACACTGCTGCCGAGTATGAGAGCATGTGCAACGATCTAGAAGAGACGGCGAAAGAAGAGATGTACTCTGGTTCTACCGTGGAATTTGGCTTTATGAACAACTCCCTCGGAGTCGACGGGCCGTTTATCGGGCCGGGAGCCACTTTTGATCCTGCAAAGGAGGAAAATCTACCCACAATCACTGCCGTTACAGATGTCGTGACCGCAAAGGTCAACTCGCAACTCACCCCGTTAGTAAAACCGTCCTTAAAGAGGTACGCCGTAATCGCTTCCCTTATAAACTGA
- the ispE gene encoding 4-(cytidine 5'-diphospho)-2-C-methyl-D-erythritol kinase translates to MISFPNAKINLGLNVVSKRPDGYHNIETIFYPIPVKDALEIVRADTFSFTQTGIPVDVPIEKNLVVKALNLLKSRYKIPELEVHLLKAIPFGAGLGGGSADAAFMLKLLNDYCGLHILEDSLEELASSIGADCPFFIRNTPVFASGTGNIFETVELSLADYHLCLVKPDVAVSTPEAYSMVTPAAPAISLKEIIRRPVGEWKELMINDFEKSVFPKHPVIAGIKETLYEKGAVYASMSGSGSSVFGLFKEATDLKGLFADCFVWEGQLP, encoded by the coding sequence ATGATCAGTTTTCCTAATGCCAAAATAAATCTGGGGCTGAATGTTGTTAGCAAACGTCCCGATGGCTACCATAATATCGAAACTATCTTCTATCCGATCCCGGTGAAAGATGCGCTGGAAATAGTCAGAGCCGATACATTCTCTTTCACACAAACGGGAATACCGGTAGATGTTCCAATAGAAAAAAACTTGGTTGTCAAAGCACTGAATCTGCTGAAGTCACGGTACAAAATCCCGGAACTGGAAGTCCATCTGCTGAAAGCCATTCCCTTCGGAGCCGGACTTGGCGGAGGCTCGGCCGATGCTGCCTTTATGCTGAAGTTGCTGAACGACTATTGCGGACTTCATATCCTGGAAGACAGCTTGGAAGAACTTGCCTCCTCCATCGGAGCGGATTGCCCGTTCTTTATCCGCAATACGCCGGTATTCGCATCCGGCACGGGAAATATCTTCGAAACGGTGGAATTGTCGCTGGCAGACTACCATCTCTGTCTAGTCAAGCCGGATGTTGCCGTCTCGACACCGGAAGCCTATTCGATGGTGACGCCCGCAGCTCCGGCAATCTCTTTGAAAGAAATCATTCGGAGACCTGTCGGAGAATGGAAAGAATTGATGATAAACGATTTTGAAAAAAGCGTATTCCCGAAACATCCAGTCATTGCAGGGATTAAAGAAACGCTGTATGAAAAGGGAGCCGTCTATGCATCTATGTCCGGCTCCGGCTCTTCCGTGTTCGGACTGTTCAAAGAGGCGACAGACCTCAAAGGCTTGTTTGCCGATTGTTTTGTCTGGGAGGGACAACTGCCATGA
- a CDS encoding class I SAM-dependent methyltransferase, with amino-acid sequence MNKVADFSDTLADRWDELCYHDPEKLNDILRRTGLRKGLRILDIGCGTGVLESYLLPYSPLQIVGVDISPGMIEKARSKYATPIVDFRCQDVRDIRGKSFDYIIAYSVFPHFQEPEKLISHLAGLLPVGGKLVVCHSESRDRINGHHDKHAGKLSEGLPPVEELARMLSPFFTVSTMEDSDRLYMISATRKQTF; translated from the coding sequence ATGAACAAGGTAGCGGATTTCTCCGACACCCTTGCCGACCGGTGGGACGAGCTTTGCTACCATGATCCGGAAAAGCTGAACGACATCCTGCGACGGACCGGCCTGCGGAAAGGACTCCGTATATTGGACATAGGATGCGGGACAGGCGTATTGGAAAGTTATCTCCTGCCCTATTCCCCCTTACAAATCGTGGGAGTGGATATCTCTCCGGGGATGATCGAAAAGGCACGAAGCAAATACGCGACACCTATCGTCGACTTCCGTTGCCAGGACGTACGGGACATACGAGGAAAATCTTTCGACTATATCATCGCCTACAGTGTTTTCCCCCATTTCCAGGAACCAGAGAAACTGATCTCCCATTTAGCCGGACTACTGCCGGTTGGCGGCAAACTGGTGGTCTGCCACAGCGAAAGCCGCGACAGGATCAACGGACACCATGACAAGCATGCCGGAAAACTCTCGGAAGGATTGCCTCCCGTGGAAGAATTGGCACGCATGTTATCCCCTTTCTTCACTGTCAGCACGATGGAAGACAGTGACCGACTCTATATGATTAGCGCCACCCGCAAACAGACATTCTAA
- a CDS encoding S9 family peptidase translates to MNQKIKLIPLLLFSAFATQAAKDVKVMQYLHAGPITVNKPILTDSLNVDGKPFEAKNLVKSTIPFGRALGNAAVIDADTAGLITVPTPEKGYALHLYSFYLNSDRYTKGSLEVSGAGTFEVFVNNKPVGATSELALEPHRYEVVIKYLTADTDTCPSTLTAKFKSEEEAKVIASLDPEKRYTPRDILEGTQFRGTSVSPDGKYVLVKYYTRMEGGKSEQYAQLRDAATGRILLQDKGFILTADWMPTSSKMYFTRTGMNGKELVTVDPATMQEEILAENLPEGSFSFTPDEKTLLYTIQEEGPKDGPDMLRILEPNDRLPGFRNRYLIWRYDLQTGLYEQLTYGHNNTFINDVSADSRYLLFSTNEQDYTSLPHSSNSMYKLDLQSMAVDTLWERAKYINGATFSPDGKRLMVFGSGNAFDNIGLNIKEGQISNTYDGQLFLYDPATRKAKALTKDFNPNVTSAQWNKFDGQIYMLTEDQDYQRVYTCNPANGKIRRLDLPEDVIYNYSLAEAAPVMYYYGQSVSNANRLYSYNTKSKKTQLIYDLSADKLKDIQFGEVHDWNFTSTDGTIIQGRYYLPPNFDASRKYPMIVYYYGGTSPTNRALEFSYSMHMYAALGYVVYTLNPSGTTGFGQEFAARHVNAWGDKTADEIIQGTEQFCKEHSFVNPKKIGCAGASYGGFMTQYLQTKTDLFAAAVSHAGISALSSYWGEGYWGYGYCSVANTGTYPWNNPEFYTKHSPLFNADKIKTPLLLLHGNADTNVPVGESIQMFLALKLLGKTVEFVQVDGEDHGVADYKKRLEWQNTIFAWFAKYLKDEPQWWDALYPERHL, encoded by the coding sequence ATGAATCAGAAGATTAAACTTATCCCGTTACTCCTCTTTTCGGCTTTCGCCACACAAGCGGCAAAAGACGTTAAAGTGATGCAGTACCTCCATGCCGGGCCGATTACGGTCAACAAACCGATCCTGACAGACAGCTTGAACGTCGATGGCAAACCTTTCGAAGCGAAAAACCTGGTCAAGTCGACTATCCCGTTCGGCCGTGCCCTCGGCAATGCAGCCGTTATCGACGCGGATACCGCCGGACTGATTACCGTCCCGACGCCCGAAAAAGGATATGCCTTGCATCTCTATTCGTTCTACCTAAACAGCGACCGTTACACGAAAGGTTCGCTGGAGGTTTCCGGGGCGGGTACATTCGAAGTGTTCGTCAACAATAAACCGGTCGGCGCCACTTCCGAGTTGGCTTTGGAACCGCACCGTTATGAAGTGGTAATCAAATATCTGACAGCCGACACCGATACCTGTCCGTCCACGCTGACAGCCAAATTTAAGAGCGAAGAGGAAGCAAAGGTCATAGCCTCCCTCGATCCTGAAAAGCGGTACACGCCACGCGATATCCTGGAAGGAACGCAATTCCGGGGAACGAGCGTTTCACCTGATGGAAAATATGTATTGGTAAAATATTACACCCGTATGGAAGGTGGGAAAAGCGAACAATACGCCCAATTGCGGGATGCTGCGACCGGACGGATTTTATTGCAGGACAAAGGGTTTATCTTAACTGCCGACTGGATGCCGACGAGCAGCAAGATGTATTTCACCCGTACCGGAATGAACGGGAAAGAGTTGGTAACCGTTGACCCGGCTACCATGCAGGAGGAAATCTTGGCGGAAAATCTGCCGGAAGGCAGCTTCAGCTTTACTCCGGATGAAAAGACATTGCTCTATACCATCCAGGAAGAGGGACCTAAAGACGGACCGGATATGCTCCGTATTCTGGAACCGAACGATCGTCTGCCGGGGTTCCGCAACCGTTACTTGATCTGGCGCTACGATCTTCAAACCGGTTTATACGAGCAGTTGACATACGGGCATAACAATACCTTTATCAATGATGTCAGTGCCGACAGCCGTTACCTGCTGTTCAGTACCAATGAGCAGGATTACACTTCACTGCCCCACTCCAGCAATTCCATGTATAAGTTGGATTTGCAGAGCATGGCGGTCGACACCTTATGGGAAAGAGCCAAATACATCAATGGGGCGACCTTCTCACCGGACGGCAAGCGGTTGATGGTATTCGGTTCCGGCAATGCCTTCGACAATATCGGCCTGAACATCAAAGAGGGGCAGATATCCAACACCTACGACGGACAGCTTTTCCTGTACGATCCGGCAACGCGGAAAGCGAAAGCGCTTACCAAAGACTTCAACCCGAACGTCACAAGTGCACAATGGAACAAATTCGACGGACAGATCTATATGTTGACGGAAGACCAGGATTACCAGCGTGTCTATACCTGCAATCCGGCCAACGGGAAAATCCGCCGCCTCGACCTGCCGGAAGACGTCATTTACAATTACTCGCTAGCCGAAGCCGCTCCGGTCATGTATTACTACGGACAGAGCGTATCCAACGCCAACCGCCTGTACAGCTACAACACCAAGAGTAAGAAGACACAACTGATCTACGACTTGTCGGCTGACAAACTGAAAGACATCCAATTCGGAGAAGTGCACGACTGGAATTTCACCTCTACCGACGGGACCATCATTCAAGGGCGCTATTATCTCCCGCCCAACTTCGACGCATCCCGGAAATATCCGATGATCGTCTATTATTATGGCGGAACCTCTCCCACTAACCGTGCGTTGGAATTCAGCTACTCCATGCACATGTATGCAGCCCTCGGCTATGTGGTCTACACTCTGAACCCAAGCGGCACGACCGGCTTCGGACAAGAGTTCGCCGCCCGTCACGTAAACGCCTGGGGAGACAAGACCGCCGATGAAATCATCCAGGGAACAGAACAGTTCTGCAAAGAACATTCGTTCGTCAACCCTAAGAAAATCGGTTGCGCCGGTGCCAGCTATGGCGGTTTCATGACACAATACCTGCAAACAAAGACCGACCTGTTTGCAGCCGCTGTCAGTCATGCGGGCATCAGTGCCTTGAGTAGCTATTGGGGTGAAGGTTACTGGGGATATGGATATTGCTCGGTTGCCAATACAGGCACTTATCCGTGGAATAATCCGGAGTTCTATACCAAACATAGTCCGTTATTCAATGCCGACAAGATAAAAACACCTCTCCTCTTGCTTCACGGAAATGCAGACACGAACGTGCCCGTCGGGGAAAGCATCCAGATGTTCCTGGCTTTGAAACTACTTGGAAAAACAGTCGAGTTCGTACAGGTAGACGGAGAGGATCACGGCGTTGCGGATTATAAGAAACGTCTCGAATGGCAGAACACCATCTTTGCCTGGTTCGCCAAATACCTGAAAGACGAACCGCAATGGTGGGATGCGCTTTATCCGGAAAGGCATTTATAA
- a CDS encoding chloramphenicol acetyltransferase translates to MKQVIDLDNWNRKEHFAFFSAFDDPFFGVTTLVDFTNVYRQSKEQNVSFFLYSLHFLLKCVNETDAFKLRIEKDSVVRYDTIHISPTIGREDGTFGFGFFEYDPDIDLFIQKATQEIERVKNGTGLSFSKNTSRQDVIRYSALPWFAFSEMKHATSFKNGDSVPRISTGKLMQENSKYLLPISVCAHHGLMDGRNVAELIRKLSDNQTAL, encoded by the coding sequence ATGAAGCAAGTTATCGATTTAGACAATTGGAACAGAAAAGAGCATTTCGCTTTCTTTTCTGCATTCGACGACCCCTTTTTCGGGGTTACAACTCTTGTGGATTTTACTAATGTCTACAGACAAAGTAAAGAACAGAATGTTTCTTTTTTCCTTTATTCCCTTCATTTCTTACTGAAGTGTGTAAACGAAACCGATGCATTCAAATTACGAATAGAAAAAGACTCGGTAGTCCGTTATGATACGATCCATATCTCTCCGACTATTGGGCGTGAAGACGGGACTTTCGGTTTCGGCTTTTTTGAATACGATCCGGATATCGATCTGTTTATCCAAAAAGCAACACAGGAAATAGAAAGGGTTAAGAACGGAACAGGATTGTCTTTTTCCAAAAATACAAGTAGACAAGATGTTATTCGCTATTCGGCATTACCTTGGTTCGCTTTTTCCGAAATGAAGCATGCCACATCTTTTAAGAACGGAGATTCCGTTCCGCGTATTTCTACAGGGAAATTGATGCAGGAGAATAGCAAATACTTGTTGCCCATTTCGGTCTGTGCACATCATGGACTTATGGACGGACGAAACGTTGCTGAACTTATCCGGAAATTATCGGATAATCAAACTGCACTGTAA
- a CDS encoding malate dehydrogenase: MKTLTDEKLTIVGAAGMIGSNMAQTAIMMGLTSNICLYDPYAPGLEGVAEELFHCGFEGVNITFTSDIKEALTGAKYIVNSGGAARKAGMTREDLLKGNAAIAEEFGKNVKAYCPDVKHIVVIFNPADITGLITLLYSGLKPSQVTTLAALDSTRLRSELAKHFGVSMDVVENCRTYGGHGEQMAVYASTAKVEGKPLAGMIGTDALTKDRWAEIQTKVTKGGANIIALRGRSSFQSPSYVSIEMIAAAMGGKPFRWPAGAYVSNGKFDHIMMAWETSITKDGVALKEVKGTPEEEAALEKSYKHLCALRDEVIAMGVLPPISEWHALNPNIK, translated from the coding sequence ATGAAAACATTGACAGACGAAAAGCTCACGATCGTAGGGGCAGCAGGTATGATTGGTTCGAATATGGCTCAGACAGCCATCATGATGGGACTTACTTCTAATATTTGTTTGTATGACCCGTACGCTCCTGGTTTGGAAGGGGTGGCTGAAGAGTTGTTCCATTGCGGTTTCGAAGGTGTTAATATCACTTTTACTTCCGATATCAAAGAAGCGTTGACTGGTGCTAAATATATCGTAAACTCCGGTGGGGCTGCCCGTAAGGCAGGAATGACCCGTGAAGACTTGCTGAAAGGAAATGCCGCTATCGCCGAAGAATTCGGTAAGAACGTAAAGGCTTATTGTCCGGATGTCAAGCATATCGTAGTTATTTTCAATCCGGCCGATATCACCGGTTTGATCACACTGTTGTATTCAGGTTTGAAACCTTCGCAGGTGACGACTTTGGCTGCTTTGGACTCTACCCGCCTGCGTAGCGAACTGGCTAAACATTTCGGCGTATCTATGGATGTTGTAGAGAACTGCCGTACATACGGCGGCCATGGCGAACAAATGGCTGTTTACGCTTCTACTGCGAAAGTGGAAGGCAAACCGTTGGCTGGCATGATCGGCACGGATGCCTTGACTAAAGACCGGTGGGCTGAAATCCAGACGAAGGTGACGAAAGGTGGCGCCAATATCATTGCTTTGCGCGGCCGTTCTTCTTTCCAAAGCCCGTCTTATGTTTCCATCGAGATGATTGCTGCCGCTATGGGCGGTAAACCGTTCCGCTGGCCTGCCGGCGCTTATGTCTCCAATGGCAAGTTCGACCATATCATGATGGCGTGGGAAACTTCCATTACAAAAGACGGCGTAGCATTGAAAGAAGTAAAAGGAACTCCGGAAGAAGAAGCTGCTTTGGAAAAGAGCTACAAACATCTTTGCGCATTGCGCGACGAAGTGATCGCAATGGGTGTTTTGCCTCCGATCTCCGAGTGGCACGCATTGAATCCGAATATTAAATGA
- a CDS encoding YgiQ family radical SAM protein: MRTFKPEAWLPTTKKEVEAREWDYIDVILFSGDAYVDHPSFGAAVIGRTLEAMGLRVAIVPQPDWRGDYRDFKKLGAPRLFFGVSAGAMDSMINHYTANKRLRSDDAYTPDRRAGMRPDYPSIVYTKILKEIYPDVPVVLGGIEASLRRVTHYDYWQEKLLPGILKDSPADLLIYGMGELPLKELVSRLQAGTPFHEIKDIRQTAYLTDTVEPLPDDINLFSHEECLRDKLKQAKNFKHIEEESNKQQASRILQKVGKQTIVVNPPFPPMTEEEIDASFDLPYTRLPHPKYKGKTIPAFEMIKFSVNIHRGCFGGCAFCTISAHQGKFIASRSKESILKEVKEITQMPDFKGYLSDLGGPSANMYRMKGKNPDICAQCKKPSCISPVICKNLNADHTPLLDIYKEVDSMPEIKRSFIGSGIRYDLLLHRYADDNLNKAAHTYMEELIAHHVSGRLKVAPEHTEDNVLKMMRKPSFELFGQFKKIFDRVNKQHGLNQQLIPYFISSHPGCTEADMANLAIQTKKLHFQLEQVQDFTPTPMTLATEMYYTGYHPYTLEKVYTARTKEQKLAQRQFFFWYKPEFRRQITQALQRIGKKDLIGKLFGR, from the coding sequence ATGAGAACATTCAAACCGGAGGCATGGCTGCCTACAACAAAGAAAGAAGTTGAAGCCCGCGAATGGGACTATATAGATGTGATACTTTTCAGCGGTGACGCATATGTGGACCATCCTTCATTCGGAGCCGCCGTCATCGGGCGGACACTCGAAGCGATGGGACTGCGTGTAGCAATCGTTCCGCAACCGGACTGGCGTGGAGACTACCGGGATTTCAAGAAGTTAGGAGCCCCTCGCCTGTTCTTCGGAGTTTCTGCCGGAGCGATGGATTCGATGATCAATCACTATACGGCCAACAAACGCCTACGCAGTGACGACGCTTATACTCCGGACCGTCGTGCCGGCATGCGCCCGGATTATCCCAGCATCGTTTACACGAAGATACTGAAAGAAATCTACCCGGATGTTCCCGTCGTATTAGGAGGTATAGAGGCTTCCCTGCGCCGAGTCACGCATTACGATTACTGGCAGGAAAAGCTGCTCCCCGGAATCCTGAAAGACAGCCCGGCGGATTTACTGATATACGGCATGGGAGAACTTCCCCTGAAAGAACTGGTCAGTCGGTTACAAGCCGGAACTCCCTTCCATGAGATCAAAGATATACGGCAGACCGCCTATTTAACTGATACGGTAGAGCCGCTACCTGACGATATCAATCTCTTTTCCCATGAAGAATGTCTGCGCGACAAGCTGAAACAGGCCAAGAACTTCAAACATATAGAGGAAGAATCCAACAAGCAGCAGGCTTCCCGCATCCTGCAAAAGGTAGGCAAACAGACAATAGTCGTCAATCCTCCTTTCCCACCTATGACGGAAGAAGAGATAGATGCGTCGTTCGACCTGCCCTACACCCGCCTGCCCCATCCTAAATACAAAGGGAAGACGATACCGGCTTTCGAGATGATCAAGTTCTCGGTAAACATCCACCGGGGATGTTTTGGGGGCTGTGCTTTCTGTACGATCTCGGCGCATCAGGGAAAGTTTATCGCCTCACGAAGTAAAGAGTCCATATTGAAAGAAGTTAAGGAGATCACCCAAATGCCGGACTTCAAAGGATATCTGAGCGACCTGGGCGGCCCTTCGGCCAATATGTACCGGATGAAAGGGAAGAATCCGGATATCTGCGCCCAGTGCAAGAAACCTTCTTGCATCTCCCCTGTCATCTGCAAAAACCTGAATGCAGATCATACGCCGTTGTTAGATATATACAAAGAAGTGGACAGCATGCCGGAAATCAAACGTTCGTTTATCGGTAGCGGCATTCGCTATGACCTGCTCTTGCACCGGTATGCGGATGACAATCTGAACAAGGCAGCCCATACCTATATGGAGGAACTGATAGCTCACCATGTCTCCGGCCGCCTCAAAGTCGCACCCGAACATACGGAAGACAATGTCCTGAAGATGATGCGCAAACCTTCATTCGAGCTTTTCGGGCAATTCAAAAAGATATTCGACCGTGTAAACAAACAACACGGATTGAACCAGCAATTAATCCCTTATTTCATATCCAGCCACCCCGGTTGTACCGAGGCGGATATGGCAAACTTGGCTATCCAGACCAAGAAGCTGCATTTCCAACTCGAACAGGTACAGGATTTTACACCTACCCCTATGACACTGGCAACGGAGATGTACTACACAGGGTATCATCCCTATACATTGGAAAAGGTATATACGGCCCGCACGAAAGAACAAAAACTGGCACAACGTCAATTCTTTTTCTGGTACAAGCCGGAATTCCGCCGCCAGATAACACAAGCATTGCAACGAATCGGGAAAAAGGATTTAATAGGCAAGCTGTTTGGGAGGTAA
- a CDS encoding RidA family protein, which produces MKKVIATKNAPAAIGPYSQAVQVGNMLFASGQLGLDPATGNFAEGGVKEQTVQAFKNVHAILEEAGLSINDVVKTTVFLADMSDFAAMNEVYASQFEGTFPARSAVAVKTLPKNGLVEIEVIAVKE; this is translated from the coding sequence ATGAAGAAAGTTATCGCAACAAAAAACGCACCTGCCGCTATCGGTCCGTACAGTCAGGCAGTACAAGTAGGAAATATGCTGTTTGCTTCCGGCCAGTTGGGTCTTGACCCCGCAACAGGCAATTTCGCAGAAGGAGGAGTGAAAGAACAGACCGTACAGGCATTCAAGAATGTACATGCAATTCTGGAAGAAGCCGGCCTTAGCATCAACGATGTCGTAAAGACAACCGTATTCCTGGCCGATATGAGTGATTTCGCTGCTATGAATGAAGTATATGCTTCTCAGTTCGAAGGTACTTTCCCGGCCCGTTCTGCTGTCGCAGTCAAGACATTGCCGAAGAACGGTCTGGTGGAGATTGAAGTGATTGCCGTAAAGGAATAA
- the rlmB gene encoding 23S rRNA (guanosine(2251)-2'-O)-methyltransferase RlmB has translation MKENEMVFGIRAVIEAIQADKEIDKILVKRELQGDLSRELFEVLKGRDIPVQRVPAERLDRLTRKNHQGVIAFIPAITYERLENIIPFVYEQGKNPFIVLLDGVTDVRNFGAIARTCECAGVDAIVIPSRGSVTVNADAIKTSAGALHVLSVCKEKSITEAIRFLQASGVKVYAASEKAFENYTAIKYDGPVAIVMGAEDTGVSMDNLRICDSMVKIPQFGTIGSLNVSVASSILIYEVVRQRMNEQAQ, from the coding sequence ATGAAAGAAAACGAAATGGTGTTCGGCATCCGTGCCGTGATCGAGGCAATCCAGGCCGATAAGGAGATTGATAAAATATTGGTGAAACGTGAACTGCAGGGAGACTTGTCTCGTGAATTGTTTGAAGTTCTGAAAGGACGTGATATACCTGTACAGCGTGTGCCTGCCGAACGTCTCGACCGTTTGACACGTAAGAATCATCAGGGAGTAATAGCTTTTATCCCGGCTATCACATACGAACGGCTGGAAAATATTATTCCGTTTGTATATGAGCAGGGAAAGAATCCGTTTATCGTGTTGTTGGATGGGGTTACGGATGTCCGTAACTTCGGTGCGATTGCCCGTACTTGCGAATGTGCGGGTGTGGATGCGATCGTGATTCCTTCAAGGGGAAGCGTAACGGTGAATGCCGATGCGATTAAGACCTCGGCCGGTGCGCTCCATGTATTGTCTGTCTGCAAGGAAAAAAGCATTACGGAGGCCATCCGTTTTTTACAGGCGTCCGGAGTAAAAGTCTATGCAGCCAGTGAAAAAGCTTTTGAGAATTATACGGCTATTAAATATGACGGACCTGTGGCGATCGTGATGGGAGCCGAAGATACGGGAGTTTCGATGGATAATCTTCGTATCTGCGACAGCATGGTGAAGATTCCGCAGTTCGGTACGATCGGTTCGCTGAACGTATCGGTCGCCTCTTCCATCCTGATCTATGAAGTGGTTCGCCAGCGGATGAATGAACAAGCACAATAA
- the recN gene encoding DNA repair protein RecN, producing the protein MLKSLFIRNFVLIDSLDIKFDKGFSVITGETGAGKSIILGALSLVLGQRADGKSIKNGSEKCVIEAVFDVSRYKLEEFFLTNDLEYDAEICILRRELFASGKSRAFVNDSPVPLSVVKELGSRLIDIHSQHQNLLLGDNRFQLKVIDVMAENDILLILYRKEYSRYLSLKKELKELTEKALQTKQEEDYVRFQLEQLADAGLVAGEQEELEQELETLSHAEEIKGSLYKITRLLDGEEQGAVQLIKEALSTADSLERYYPKAKEIAERLRSAYIDMNDLASETEVLKEDIEFNPERLDWVNERLNTLYTLEQKHRVSKVEELMELLDKYNKQLKEIDSFDEQIESLKKQLEVSHQELLQQAAVLSEQRKIASKAIASQLVEMVVPLGMPNMRFAIDFVPKQEPESDGMDEIRFMFSANKSAELQPVAQTASGGEISRLMLCIKAMIAGFTALPAIIFDEVDTGVSGDIADKMGDIMQELGTKMQVFAITHLPQIAAKGKDHYFVYKEDTDERTVTRIRKMNKEERVKEIARMLSGASLTSASIANAKELLKSKI; encoded by the coding sequence ATGCTGAAGTCTTTATTTATACGTAACTTTGTTCTGATAGACAGCTTGGACATTAAGTTTGATAAAGGTTTTTCTGTGATAACCGGCGAGACGGGTGCAGGAAAGTCTATTATATTGGGGGCCCTATCCCTGGTCTTGGGACAGCGTGCGGATGGAAAGAGTATTAAGAACGGTTCTGAAAAGTGTGTGATAGAAGCAGTCTTTGATGTCTCCCGATATAAATTGGAAGAATTTTTTCTTACGAATGACTTGGAGTATGATGCGGAGATTTGCATTCTTCGCCGGGAATTGTTTGCATCAGGTAAATCCCGTGCTTTCGTAAACGATTCGCCTGTCCCGCTTTCTGTAGTGAAGGAATTGGGAAGCCGGCTGATCGATATCCATTCGCAGCACCAGAATCTTTTGTTGGGAGATAACCGGTTTCAGCTGAAAGTAATCGATGTAATGGCCGAAAACGATATCCTGTTGATTCTTTACCGAAAGGAATACAGCCGATACCTGTCTCTGAAAAAGGAACTGAAAGAGTTGACCGAAAAGGCTCTCCAGACCAAGCAGGAGGAAGACTATGTACGTTTTCAGTTGGAGCAGTTGGCCGATGCCGGTTTGGTTGCTGGTGAACAGGAAGAACTGGAACAGGAGCTGGAAACCCTTTCTCATGCCGAAGAGATAAAAGGTTCTCTTTATAAGATAACCCGATTGCTGGACGGGGAGGAACAAGGAGCTGTCCAACTGATAAAAGAGGCCCTTTCCACCGCAGACAGTCTGGAACGTTATTATCCGAAAGCGAAAGAAATAGCCGAGCGTCTGCGTTCTGCCTATATCGATATGAACGACCTGGCTTCCGAAACGGAAGTCCTGAAGGAGGACATAGAATTTAATCCTGAGCGCTTGGATTGGGTGAACGAACGTCTTAATACGTTATACACCTTGGAACAGAAACACCGGGTTTCCAAAGTCGAAGAGCTGATGGAGTTGCTGGATAAATATAATAAGCAGCTGAAGGAGATCGATTCTTTTGATGAACAGATCGAATCGTTGAAAAAGCAGTTGGAAGTCTCTCACCAGGAACTGCTTCAACAGGCAGCCGTATTGAGCGAGCAGCGTAAGATCGCCTCGAAAGCCATCGCTTCCCAATTGGTAGAAATGGTTGTCCCGTTAGGCATGCCGAATATGCGATTTGCGATCGATTTCGTACCTAAACAGGAACCGGAAAGCGATGGAATGGATGAAATCCGGTTTATGTTTTCCGCCAATAAGAGTGCGGAACTGCAACCGGTGGCCCAGACGGCATCCGGAGGCGAAATCTCCCGCCTGATGTTATGTATCAAGGCGATGATTGCCGGATTTACGGCGTTGCCTGCCATTATCTTTGATGAAGTGGATACGGGGGTTTCCGGGGATATAGCCGATAAAATGGGGGATATCATGCAGGAACTAGGTACGAAGATGCAGGTTTTTGCCATTACCCATCTCCCCCAGATCGCAGCAAAAGGGAAAGACCATTATTTTGTTTATAAGGAGGATACGGATGAAAGGACCGTAACCCGTATCAGGAAAATGAATAAAGAAGAGCGTGTAAAAGAGATTGCGCGTATGCTGAGCGGTGCTTCGTTGACCAGTGCTTCTATTGCAAATGCGAAAGAGCTGTTGAAATCAAAGATTTAA